A window of the Salarias fasciatus chromosome 7, fSalaFa1.1, whole genome shotgun sequence genome harbors these coding sequences:
- the edc4 gene encoding enhancer of mRNA-decapping protein 4 — protein sequence MASSSDIDIEGATQHLRDILKLDRPGNSADSQSGDGQRKPSFNGELNGLLGVLGNTDRSTMSESSRPISTDLSSAQEIQIIRLSGDDGSTCIPITSNNVEIVASQDSAINSKARGSNKVKIQPVAKFDWEHKYYYGRLIAVSNAFLAYAIRGAANNAMIRVLSDNLVERTLLKGFTGGVTDLAFAHLDSSLLGCVDEAGNLMVWQLTCTGSKILEQIVVHIQRPEDTPLNSHRRLIWCPFILDDNEENQDDTSQTLALLHEDRAEVWDLEVLRANNSSWPVDATELKEGLITIKGHTQRVSEGALSPDGTVLATASHDGYIKFWQIYIEGGQDKPRCLHELRPHGGHPLSCLLFCDNHKRQDPDVPFWRFLITGADQNHELKLWCTVSWTCLQTIRFSPDPFNSITPTLKACLDLSAEYLILTDVQRKVLYVMELRQDLEKEVASFTAVSEFLLTHPMLSFGVRNVSQSRLRHTEVLPAEEESESMTTEGTQGPTESKSGIQIKLYCVHTKSLQDVQIWFQPHAGSSSAGFLPHSDSQENFAGFSDHLTDQSSDKESGSGSQTDLRKIPSLPPPSDFLSGSGSGGGTIPKLMTPDAFMTPSTSVPASPGSSASSLTIVTAISSNSDSTNRAMDDVSQSPNRADNSSSSLALSGSTSSPRAVSAMLLPGLDNLQSLSSPSGPLALDNPQGLDPPLLPPLASPTRARSPDVISSASTAMSQDMPEIASQTLQLQRGLMASLEPLPLSALQTDSMASAASALHMLTSPRAANNNSSLSPLELGGAEGPGGGSGESEPRLSHTPSLLENALSQDNGGAGGGSSDVGVTLTPWPAAPDITRETRNSLRDNGLSDCSRDESKDRHLSSPYHRRSYHLAQNDSPDAAAEQSDPDEEVASLASSSGNCGSRSSHRLPVKDWKASPRGSPKLKRKHKKDDGESSQSRQMDSASFSAEAQEELLMLLRSQQRELTELRGQIETMQSSIMSQVEHVLANHQEQEHRRMERMLAESQNHEQLGHALSAALSSRLDKVLREEIKKTVPQTVSKSLEPATGQLNNTIAAKLNSVEVNLKDNIGKMVKSKNTTDAIGRAAAEAMQGPILAAYKDAFQSIVLPVFERGCQSMFQQINDSFKQGTQEYIQQLETHMKSRKQREQEARDPVLGQLQQMIDGFQSSTDQLANNITANVRAEVQHQVQMMVGNMQESILSHVQRIVKGEVSLAMKEQQAVVTSSIMQAMRSAAGTPVPTAHLDYQAQQANILQLLQQGQLNQAFQQALSATDLNLVLYVCETIDSQQVFGQHPCPLSQPVLLSLIQQLSSNLATRSELKISYLEDAVMNLDHSDPLTRDHMASVLAQVRPKLIAYLQQDPHSPLSKRARRLVMMLQGLVNH from the exons ATGGCGTCCAGCTCCGACATAGACATTGAGGGTGCGACCCAGCACCTCCGGGACATTCTGAAACTCGACCGACCCGGGAACAGCGCCG ATTCGCAGTCAGGTGACGGTCAGAGGAAACCCTCCTTCAATGGAGAGCTGAATGGGTTATTGGGAGTGCTGGGAAACACCGACAGGTCGACCATGTCTGAGTCCTCCAGGCCCATCTCCACAGATCTCAGCAGTGCTCAGGAGATTCAGATAAT CCGCCTCTCCGGAGACGACGGCTCCACCTGTATTCCCATCACTTCCAACAACGTGGAGATCGTGGCCAGTCAAGACTCCGCCATCAACAGCAAGGCTCGAGGCAGCAACAAG gtgAAGATTCAGCCTGTTGCAAAGTTCGACTGGGAGCACAAGTATTATTACGGCAGACTGATCGCGGTGTCCAACGCCTTCCTGGCTTACGCCATCAGAG GAGCCGCCAACAATGCGATGATCCGAGTCCTAAGCGACAATTTAGTCGAGCGCACACTGCTGAAGGGATTCACCGGTGGCGTCACAGACCTGGCGTTCGCCCACCTCGACTCCTCCCTGCTGGGCTGTGTGGACGAGGCGGGCAACCTGATGGTGTGGCAGCTCACCTGCACAGGCAGCAAGATACT AGAGCAGATTGTGGTTCACATCCAGCGGCCAGAAGACACTCCACTGAACTCACACCGCCGCCTCATCTGGTGTCCGTTCATCCTGGACGACAATGAGGAGAACCAAGACGACACCAGCCAGACTCTGGCTCTCCTCCATGAAGACAGG GCGGAGGTGTGGGACCTGGAGGTCCTGAGAGCCAACAACAGCAGCTGGCCTGTCGACGCCACAGAGCTGAAAGAAGGCCTCATCACAATCAAAGGACACACCCAG agggtcagtgaaggcgcCCTTTCTCCTGATGGGACAGTGTTAGCCACCGCCAGCCATGACGGATACATCAAGTTCTGGCAGATCTACATCGAAGGGGGGCAAGACAAGCCCAG GTGTCTTCATGAGTTGCGGCCTCATGGAGGACATCCCCTCTCCTGCCTCCTGTTCTGCGACAACCACAAGCGGCAGGATCCCGA CGTTCCTTTCTGGAGGTTCCTGATAACTGGAGCAGATCAGAACCACGAGTTAAAGCTATGGTGCACCGTTTCCTGGACCTGTTTACAGACCATCAG gttttctcctGATCCGTTCAACTCGATCACCCCGACTCTCAAAGCCTGTCTGGACCTTTCTGCTGAATATCTGATCCTCACCGACGTACAGAGGAAG GTTCTGTACGTGATGGAGCTGCGACAGGACCTGGAGAAAGAGGTGGCGAGCTTCACTGCCGTGTCCGAGTTCCTGCTCACCCACCCGATGCTCAGTTTCGGGGTCCGCAACGTGAGCCAGAGCCGGCTGCGGCACACCGAGGTCCTCCctgcggaggaggagagcgagagcaTGACCACAG AGGGCACTCAAGGACCGACGGAATCCAAGTCTGGCATCCAAATTAAACTCTACTGTGTCCACACCAA gagtcTGCAGGATGTCCAGATCTGGTTTCAGCCTCATGCAGGTTCCAGCTCTGCAGGCTTTCTTCCCCACTCTGACTCTCAAGAAAACTTTG CCGGGTTTTCAGACCATCTCACAGACCAGAGCTCTGACAAGGAGTCGGGAAGCGGCTCCCAGACCGACCTGAGGAAGATCCCATCGCTTCCTCCCCCGTCTGATTTCCTGTCCGGCTCGGGCTCCGGCGGCGGCACCATCCCCAAACTGATGACCCCCGATGCCTTCATGACACCTAGCACTTCG GTACCCGCATCTCCAGGCAGCAGCGCCAGCAGTCTGACCATCGTGACGGCCATCAGCAGCAACTCTGACTCCACGAACAG AGCCATGGACGACGTCAGTCAGAGTCCAAACAGAGcggacaacagcagcagcagcctggcgCTCTCCGGCTCCACCAGCAGCCCGAGAGCCGTTTCTGCCATGCTGCTGCCTGGACTCGATAACTTACAG TCCCTGTCGTCCCCCAGTGGTCCTCTGGCACTCGACAACCCTCAGGGTCTTGACCCTCCTCTCCTGCCGCCTCTGGCGTCCCCGACCCGAGCCCGCTCGCCCGACGTcatctcctccgcctccacgGCCATGTCCCAGGACATGCCCGAGATCGCGTCCCagactctgcagctgcagcgcggCCTGATGGCCAGCTTAGAGCCGTTGCCGCTCTCTGCCCTCCAGACAGACAGCATGGCGTCTGCCGCCTCTGCCCTGCACATGCTGACCTCGCCGCGCGCcgccaacaacaacagcag CCTGTCGCCTCTGGAGCTGGGTGGGGCAGAAGGTCCAGGCGGTGGATCAGGGGAGTCAGAACCCCGACTCAGCCACACCCCATCTCTGCTGGAGAACGCACTGTCGCAGGACAACGGCGGGGCGGGAGGAGGTTCCTCGGATGTGGGGGTCACCCTCACGCCTTGGCCCGCTGCCCCGGACATCACCAGGGAGACCAGGAACAGCCTGAGGGACAACGGCCTCAGCGACTG TTCCAGGGACGAGTCGAAGGACAGGCACTTGAGCTCCCCTTACCACCGACGCTCCTATCACCTGGCGCAGAACGACAGCCCGGATGCTGCGGCGGAGCAGAG CGACCCCGACGAGGAGGTGGCCAGTTTGGCTTCGTCGTCCGGAAACTGCGGCTCACGCTCTTCGCACAGATTACCTGTGAAGGACTGGAAGGCTTCACCGCGAGGCTCTCCAAAACTAAAGAGGAAGCACAAGAAGGATGACGG TGAATCATCTCAGTCCAGACAAATGGATTCTGCTTCG tTCAGTGCAGAGGCTCAGGAAGAGCTGCTGATGTTGCTGCGCAGCCAGCAGAGGGAGTTAACGGAGCTGCGCGGACAGATCGAGACCATGCAGAGCTCCATTATGTCTCAGGTAGAGCACGTCCTGGCAAACCACCAGGAACAGGAAC ACCGCAGAATGGAGCGGATGCTGGCGGAGAGTCAGAACCACGAGCAGCTCGGCCACGCCCTCAGCGCGGCGCTCAGCAGCAGATTGGACAAAGTGCTGCGGGAGGAGATCAAGAAGACCGTACCGCAAA CCGTCTCTAAAAGTCTGGAGCCGGCGACGGGCCAGCTGAACAACACCATCGCTGCTAAACTGAACTCCGTGGAGGTCAACCTCAAGGACAACATTGGCAAGATGGTCAAGTCCAAG AACACGACAGACGCGATCGGCCGAGCAGCGGCCGAGGCGATGCAGGGACCGATCCTGGCAGCCTACAAAGACGCCTTCCAGAGCATCGTGCTGCCGGTGTTCGAGAGAGGCTGCCAGTCCATGTTTCAGCAGATCAACGACAGCTTCAAGCAAGGCACACAAGAAT acatccagcagctggagacccacatgaagagcaggaagcagcGAGAGCAGGAGGCGCGGGATCCTGTGCTCGGGCAGCTCCAGCAGATGATCGACGGCTTCCAGAGCTCCACCGACCAGCTGGCCAACAACATCACAGCCAACGTGCGGGCCGAGGTGCAGCACCAGGTCCAGATGATGGTGGGGAA CATGCAGGAGTCCATCCTCAGCCACGTGCAGCGGATTGTCAAAGGGGAGGTGAGCCTGGCCATGAAGGAGCAGCAGGCGGTGGTCACCTCCAGCATCATGCAGGCCATGAGGTCGGCGGCGGGCACGCCGGTCCCCACGGCGCACCTCGACTACCAGGCGCAGCAGGCCaacatcctgcagctcctgcagcaagGACAGCTCAACCAGGCCTTCcagcag GCTCTGTCAGCGACCGATCTGAACCTGGTCCTGTATGTGTGCGAGACCATCGACTCCCAGCAGGTGTTCGGTCAGCACCCCTGCCCTCTGAGCCAGCCCGTGCTGCTGTCgctcatccagcagctctcctccaACCTGGCAACCCGCTCCGAGCTCAAGATCAG CTACCTGGAGGACGCCGTCATGAACCTGGACCACAGCGACCCCCTGACCCGAGACCACATGGCGTCGGTGCTGGCCCAGGTCAGACCCAAGCTGATCGCCTACCTGCAGCAGGACCCCCACAGTCCGCTGAGCAAGAGGGCGCGGCGCCTCGTCATGATGCTGCAGGGACTCGTCAACCACtag